The genomic stretch aacctataccataaccaaaacaacatttcttaggttcataaaaattactatattgccctttcatacaactcatgtgtgcatgggtcatgcacacataataagagttacacacatgcaattattcttaactacacataaagccataaaagaataatgcatgatctttctataaaaatcacatagttgaataataaacataattttggacgtaaaagtggatttgcatgtaacatgcatacgtgggaacattacgtaattgagacgttttaaaaacgataattctacatttcttacttttatcgttttaaaattaatagacatataacatgctttatttttcttaaaatttctaggttgattaaatttctcaaaacattattttattttataaaataattttatttagcttaaaaaaaatatgtgacaatttcatttattattctcaaattataAAGAAGTAACAAAaaacttggaattaattaaaatacctatgattaatatgtttctttagaaaaataaattttaacattggttaattgtgttacataaatgatgtgagaaaaaaatatATCTTCAAGTGTggggaaaaaaaatatttttatttaaattatttaagacatagttttatgtaacataaatccatatgtgacaattaaataatcatttttaacatttaaaccaaactttcagccactatttaacttctttaaaaatcacaaataaattgaatctaaatatttttctcaattaaaataaagaaagattataacttatcaaaatatgcattcataccatattaaaataccacttttaatattaccataatttagagtattaattttatttcaaatactcatcaaatttattttattgaaacacttcacattttttacaaaaattccagcaatcatttttatctttaaaaatcaccatattcaatttaaaacctcatatttttctaaaaataaaataaaaattctgtaggtatttatttgagtaaaatataattttattgagacttaatataccctttttaatttaataaaattaacataacatcaaggacattacttatgcatgcaaatcatttttttttatcaaacttttacccaattatttacaaaaatcagcaagcttaatttctcatgaaattcatcttttatcccaaaaatttcacataaaatcatacatgtccaaaatctcatcatgctcttattatatacgtaattataagaatattactaacatattcacatgcaatcttataaaatcccatttttctattccattgaatctacacatgaaatccaacaaaaataataatgacaataatatacattaattcataaacaccatatttcatacatgcctttataataaccctaacatatttctatcatttctccttttatgcatatcatgattcattggtacaaaaatcacatacatcttatcatatttctaaaatcattaTTAGTTCAAAACACACAAGAAAATGCACATGATTGAACTTTTTACTCCTAGGCCTAAACATTTAAGATCCACCATAAAACATCACAAAATTCCCATCTACCTTCACATAAAACTTagtatgcatctatcatcatttttgccattttacataaatcaaagattaaaaaaataaccatagcaatataaacataaaatataacctcATATAAACCCCATCAAATCCATTTTCTCAATCATTCCCATGAGccctttttaaacaaaacatattccctttaaaaatacaaatcataatcatcaatcctacaataatcaaaccattaaCATCACCATCAACAACCTCGAAGATAAACCCattaaaaccaatatataggctaataaaaaccattacctctcttgattgatGAATCAAGAACACTCTAGCAATAAAACTTTGTCACCTATAGAGGATTTCCAAACACCATATACCCAAATaaagaaaccacaaaatcaaccttagattagagaagaggagaagatcCAAATGCAAACACTAGTTGATAGATTCTTACCTAgggttcgaaaccctcttcttttcctccttctctttcttttcttcatcttcttctctagaaaaatatggcagcccttcctttctctctctctagctcgcctccctctctctctatcttctcTCTAGGTCACGCCCAAATGGCCTATATTCCCTTCTTAATCCCCTTTTTAAATTCTCATTTCCATAAAGCCACCATCAAGaggaaatggtaagtttcctttcttctctattttcctttaattccttttatttttcttttattataaaagaTTGGAGTCAAATGGTGGTTTCCCAAAATGTCTATCCTCATCCAATTAAATTTTATTCTcttaaaagaaaaatggaaagataTCAATCAATCCCCCTAATATCCTACACTACACGTCCACGCCACTTGCctctttgtattttatttatttattttcctatcaattaaataaaactacccaaaaatatcaagtaaatggcatttttaaaatgtgtagaaaatccacacatgtgcaccttattaccatatacttgcacacactaaatcactagggtgcatcactatctaccatgcaccttagtgcattcaaccaaatcccacataatcacatcaattgtcacacttatataaaatgtaacactaatagtaaaataaacatgttacacaattattcacttattaaaataattaaccaaacaaacaattaacaaatttaaattcaaaagattataccaaacaattctaacaattaaatcaaacaaatcaaataaaacaaacaacaactaaataaaataaacaacatttaaataaaacaattcatcacacttaacatttaaataaaataaaacacaaaatttaaataatctaaaaatttttttttggtgcactacattaaTAGTGtgtctatattttttatagagcgttctatgaattcaagagtgcaattccgagtctatagtggagtcacgaggaattaataagttagtaaatttatttgttaaatttatgataaattTATTTGTAACTAAAGGTGTAATTCAGTCGTTAATCTTACCAACTCTGTCTTTACATTATTTACTTCCTTTCTTGCAAGCTCAACATTTGTTGCTTGACCTTGAAACCTTGCAATGGGCTGCATAAGTAAGAAGATTGCATTTTCAAGTTTGATTGTAATGTGCATTGATACATAACTTTATCatggttttttctttttcaaaaaaataaaaataaaataaactttatCATGGTTTCCCTGGaagagaatgtgcattgattgtGTCAAACCATTGATTAAGAAAAAACTTGTTTCATCATAATTGTAGAGGAGGGCAATGCAGAACGGTTTCCCTGCACCAGCAGCAAAAGGTAAGGCTGCTTCTCCCCAAGCATTACCAACACAAAGAGTAAATATTGGAGGCTTCACATACCTGAAGTAGAGAAGAATCAATATAAGTTCATTGGAAACATGATCCACAAACAAGACCATAATGATTACTCACCCCAAAACATCGTATATATCAAAAGCTTCAGTCTCATAACCCAACTTTTCACCAccctgaaaataaaataaaaagaaatgataataaataatgttAGCCAACAATCCAAgaaagtttttttaaacatttcgCGAATTGACTAGTTGATACAAAAGAAAGAGGAAAAATAATTGTAGGTCAACTAGAACTAGGCATCACAAAGCAAGCACATTTCTAAATCCCAATGACATGCGTACAAGCTGGTAATTTCCAACCATATCATCATGATAACTCCCCCATATACAATAAAGATGTTAAATATAGTGATGGTATTGATGCTCAAAACTTCATCTTCCTAAAAAAGAAATGAAAGCAGTTGGCCACTTAGCCTAATACATCTCAAATAAAAGTTTTGGGTATTCTTGAGTCTTGACACTATTAGCAAACATAGAGACagatgaaaaatagagagaatgaaTAGAAGAAGTTATAATTAATCTCTTAATAAAATACAGAATAAAATTATGACTCATGCATAGGAAAATCAAGCATGACCTAggtaaaacatatacatatagaTGAGCAAGTGTCATTCAACTAAGTtgatcatataaataaatatatgactTCTCTAATATCCATAATCCAAAAGGATCAAAAGAAGTAGATAATTACTATTCAAAGGCTTGAATTTTACGTATAATCTTAGACCATTAAGTATTTTCTTCAATGCAAGATCAATCAGTTTTGTGTCAAATGAAAATAAATGAATCATGAACTCGAGCAAAAGCTCACTGACAATTCTTGAGAAAAACTTGTTCGATTCCATGTTGGTCTTTCACGATGTCCACAGAAGAAGTTCTCTCTGTGAAATTTGTTCCCGCAGCAGAAGAACTATGCAATTTATTAAGGAGCTTAATTTGGTGTTTGTAAAATTTAGAATACAGAACATTCAAtaaaaatttcaaacaaatatatatatcatgtacATATAAAAGGTTCAATCCAAGAGTCTAGAGAACAACGTATCCAACTAGGATAAATATGTAGCAGTAAAAGAAAAGAGAATAATTATTATCCATCTAAGTAGATAGTCAGGTCCATCTTTTCCATCGAATAACTGCAAAAGACAAGTTCTTGAAAGGATTGAGGTGTTATGTCACTTAGGTTTATGTGAGGAGAAATAGTATATTTAATTGTGTGCAACTAGctaggtgtaatgacccactaatctagactttttggaccattattgaaactatacataaacttacatttttgcggaaataccataactttattgagtaacttgtaaaaatatgagttacttacaaaataaaatactaagaaggatatgggatcccattgtctttaaaacaaaacatgattaaaaataaaaagacattacataagagatgcggaaaatacatgtaaaaccataaaaaggtaaaacgagactacatcctcgaatcgaataacgctcggatccttgactccattcaccatcgatacacattctctaagcgtccacgaatcttaccgcctctaaagctattttcctgcacataaaacaaaaaggaatgagcctaatgcccagcaaggaaaatctaacacatagtcataaacataaatttcataataaacgtaaagacatatcataacacttaatacatacacttattataatggtcattattacttggagtcccatagactaaacgagcttatgcccatgagattagtggggtcctactagctaagtaggcatatgcccataatctttttggggtcttgttagtcaaatagggcataagcccaagcctacaaacatacacattcataacatattcataacatatcatatttcataacataacacataagcaatacacatatagattctatcctattttccttaccaaagttaccgggatatgatggactgagttgggacttttggaacactcctaaaaccatatgagaaagagtgagtcttatgaagaagaagaaatgaaaatgaataggaagactaaaccattgagaaatatgcttaccacaacttatgtgcttgattccctaaccaaaataagaatgaggttaggggactgagtagaaggctttgagaaagaaaacaacatgaagcaaatgaaatagagtttcgggtttacctcaaagacttgcaagaccaatctatacacaaccgaaatactaaagaaccttacttcccaaagtgtttgataagctaaagatgattaagcttatgactttcccacccaagtgtttagctctcacactctcctagcacttgcagcttctgaacttagagtaaaaggtgaataatggctgggtactaggtcctatttatagattttgggaatgaaagtatcttgattttacttgaataaaaataatggctttttaggtgaaaataatttgaataattgttcagcagaggctgaagactcgttcaaaagatgctggacttatgaaggagtttgaatggctgaaaggaaaagaattcaaaaacgtttgaacatatgctggaggaggcgatatatcgccccctgtaggcgatatatcgcctgggccagtatgcccaaggcgaccgtgcatcgtctcgtgttttccgtatctacgtgttgcgatatatcgccccctatagctgcgatatatcggcacacgctgaatatttaaacacgaaattacacatttttagctaagtttgaatggagtaaacagccttgactaagccttcaacgtattcaaagctgctgactgaccctataacattcaaactttacccttatttaatttaatcctaaaaaatacttaatccttaattacccattcataacatgtgcttaaaatcctattggttgatatctaaaccttataatataacaaatattatccttaatatcagtcatataatcaaaccttaggttatacttaatattcttaaactataggttaaacttagaaaatctataagtactactatgagtgtccaaataattcccggtctgaaccaaaaatccacagtaacaaagataatactatacatactataatactactatctatcttagctaagtaaagttcttggactctacactaggCTACCACTAAACCAAAGAGCACAAAATATTTATTTAACAATAGGATGGATATATTCATGCTATTCCAAGTTTAACCAACACAGTTTCAGAAAGAAGTTTCAAGGAActctaaaattatatatttaaaaccttcaaatatatatatataagccagGAAAAAATTAGTAATCTCATTGACTGTTTCAACTTACAATCAAATGAATAAGAGAAAATTTCGGATTTCCAAATTCTGATAACATACGGCTTTTACATTTGCATAAATTTTTGGTCTAAGATCACCTCAAACTCACAATGAACCCATTGGTTGTAGATAATAAAAATTCTATTTGTCTTGTTCAACTGAACAAGAGGAAATTTTGCATTTACTATATATAAATACacacatatgatattttttatgatcCTTACTTTCAATTTCAGCTGCCTCTTTCTCTTCGAGGTTGGTGGCAAAGCCATTGATATGACATTTGTATGAGTAAAATGTAGACTATTTTCCCTTCTCTTTGCTGtaataaataaactaatatatattaaAGAATCAGTCAATCGATCAAGAATTGCCTTTGTAACTTTAGAGTCATGTGCATTTAATCCTAAATAAACTATATAAGACTTTATATATaattgagaaaaaaaataaaacaaatgaaaacAATGTTAGTAGTAATTTGAATGAAACTGAAACAAAGAAGTTAACAAATAAAAGAGCAAAAAACCACTGAAACTTCTTACGTTTTAATTTGATGGCAATAGTCAATGGAACATGGAAGAGAGAACTTCCCTGATTATCTATTTCGCTACACAAGAAAAAATGATAAGCAAAGAAAACTCTATCAAATAAAACAGCCCAATCCCTAGATCCATCACAATAAGATATCACAAACCCCGTGAAAGACCTCATAAACGTAGAGACTATAAGTTTATTACCTCTTCCTCATCGTCAACGATGGACTCATCTTCGTCAAAACCAGGAGAGTTAGCCAAGGTGGGCTCATCATCATCAAGAGAGAGTGATCTGACCCCTGCCCCAACTACGAACCATCAAGTCCGCCATTGCTGCAAACTCTTCAATGCATTCCCCGCCCCACCGTGGAGAGACTTACGGAGAGAAGGTTGGGGTTTGGGGTCTAAGAGGAGAGAGTAAGACCCAATTTTCGTTTGGGGTCTGAGAGGTTTTGGGGTTTGGGGTATATGGGAGGGAAAAACAAATCTTGGGGGTTTTTTATTTGTCTTCACGGGAAAtagtattattaataaaattttatttaaaaaaacttcttttattaaatatataataaataattgaattaataattaaaaagaatTAGTCAATtaatgaaaacttattttttaacTAATAACTACTCTATGTtgcaaattaataattaataataaagtattatttatttaatttgatttgcTTATTAGTTAATTAagtaataaatatgattttataaTGTTAAATTTTCAATTCAATTTATTTTAACtttctaattaaattaataatcttATCAAATTAAATTTGGTCCCAAAATTATAAATTAACTTTTAAATCATAATTTACTCCAATtctcttaaatttttttattgagATTAAAAacatcttattatttattttcatgaattaaacaataattaagtGGGCCAAAAATTTTCAATCtcacaatttaaaaaaatataaaccttcAAATCTTGATAAATTCTAattatcaatttaattatttcttATTAATCATTTCCCAATAAataattgtacgccctgattttcccacgggctgattagcgggctgagctgcgacctaatcatgattatctcgtggacatccccaagactggagcttccgtcataaggtcgtacctccttagctcgaggtaacccaagggttcgccaagattgcctaagacctgagtccggactctgtaggccgaaggtcgagttaagtatccagctcgtaccacgagctggatatggaggctatgaccctttgtaaagtcaacacacgcaaggtaaacgtgcatatatcagagtgcacgtgtctgatatgcccctgacttctcggacacgcagcaggaacgtgcgtattcagacacccacgactgggttgggccgtgcggcccattatctccttacctattgatttgaccacacttatgtgtcaggtttaggaattaatcatgaatgtcacagagttgatatgataggtaagaaggtcacgggatggccttcttaccaactcccaggtgccttctcctataaatatggagaagctgggagttgataggggttggattatctcttgtaagaaatatcctgtaatcatatacccagaattgagcaataatattgactagtggagtagaatgattttaacctttgaaccacttaaaaaccgtgtcttgagtcacttttccattttctaagatcatatatatgTTTCGATTCATTATTAGCACtgatccctttctcttcttctcttaattacctgttggcaaagaaccgtgtcaacagtttggtgctttcattgagagcaagtccgattcagtgctgtcgcaaacatccgattatggtgacaactcgatccaggcatggtaacgaggcagagcaacatgatgggcaggaggctcatcatactgccacccctggcgaacaagttcctgaagtccagcagcggccaggaaagcagccagcgggccaagatgacaccggaagttcggcgcctcggccgcctaacccgaacccatgttattacactgcggtggaaatggagaatgctcagttgaggagccagctagcaatagctagtcagcagatcaaggatgtgctggcccgactaccccctctcacaaccgacgttaatatcggagagaggcaaggcgaggcttctaagtctcgccggggtaatcagtCCAGGCGTAGCCATTCAGACAGACTTCCGACGCCCAACTCCATTCCTtaatcacaccatcgagaggcagacttcagaggaatgcctagaaccgaacaacagcaatacagccgttcggtcagaacatcgactcctagctcccaaccatcctcgagcgcgcccaggagagctcgaggaaattcccgaaggagatccagagagggctcgcagcatcagcccgtccccaacaaccgttTTGCGCCTCGTCTAGATCGTCAGGCgcaggaccagcaggttggcagggccgaaaggcccccaacaaacttgatccgtcctgacagaactaggatcgcctctccagtcaggcatcctccttctccaatcaaacatccatctcctcctcagctcgtccgagacatcccagcctatgggagtagtaggagaaacccgccatcagctggacttTCCCGGCCTAGCAGGGCACCAAGGGAAATatcagatcctcaccaccaaaggcggactccaagcctatccaacagtagccactggaccggcagtcgccggagtgatttctctgggggagacctgcgccagcatTTGAGTTCGGTGCAAAGTCCTCGAGTCACCCAAGGAagtgaccttcgagatcgcctcaactctcatagaggggaacagGCAAGAGGAgatagccatgctcgctcagggggggccctgtccgaagtacgtaacggagggaatgccccaaataacctatcttaagataggaggggcaataacccaccaaatatgtacgatggatccggagctgttgaacagccccggaataaccaaggacaccaggaccaaaccctcgaacgcctaactcagatggaggagctgatgaggaagctcctgatggagaaagaaaaagatgagtacgattcaggggacgagatggaactcttcgccgccagtatagcagcaacggcgtacccatctggtttccgtatgcctcacttgtcaaagttcaatggggacggagacccatcggaccatctagggatgttcaacaccctgatgatggcccataacattggccccgagctgagatgtttaatcttcccttccacactgactggacctgccaggcagtggttcaagcaaagtaaaagacagtcaatcagttcctggaagaccttctcagctgacttcaaaagggcattccgagcctcccaggccgcccgtgttcaggccgactccctggctaacgtgaggcaacagcccggtgagactctgaaggcctacctgagaagattcgcgaacgttgctgctcgagctagagacgcggatgatagctccaagctcatggccatgagaactggaat from Humulus lupulus chromosome 5, drHumLupu1.1, whole genome shotgun sequence encodes the following:
- the LOC133833890 gene encoding uncharacterized protein LOC133833890 isoform X1 encodes the protein MRSFTGFVISYCDGSRDWAVLFDRVFFAYHFFLCSEIDNQGSSLFHVPLTIAIKLKPKRRENSLHFTHTNVISMALPPTSKRKRQLKLKENSFRGGKIRGRLENVYRW
- the LOC133833890 gene encoding uncharacterized protein LOC133833890 isoform X2, which translates into the protein MMMSPPWLTLLVLTKMSPSLTMRKSEIDNQGSSLFHVPLTIAIKLKPKRRENSLHFTHTNVISMALPPTSKRKRQLKLKENSFRGGKIRGRLENVYRW